A section of the Xiphias gladius isolate SHS-SW01 ecotype Sanya breed wild chromosome 10, ASM1685928v1, whole genome shotgun sequence genome encodes:
- the eif2ak4 gene encoding eIF-2-alpha kinase GCN2 isoform X1 encodes MSGQHSPAAGTDDYAVQQENELEALTSIFGDDFQDLRNKDPWKVKRPPEMHLCLRPNGLNNGQECYVNVDLQVKCPPTYPDVPPELELKNAKGLSNDNLQNLQSELTKLAAVRCGEVMIYELADHIQGFLSEHNKPPSRSFHEEMLKNQRRQQEERALEEQLRIDEQRKQEEEMEKEIMAVIQRREEEKREEKRRKEIAKQERLETMEQPVPANSSQLGKSPPSPGGAPPELTEAKKGVGNRRRTTSNTRHRRDTVNEDNHRSQELLHFNSSTFGELVVHRGKSLGGSKRLGRNVYNGFEANSGDFAVIYEWSLCWNKTMGKFFTSQEKGKIESCKKQIHAAENEFNSLLRLDHPNLVHYMALSSTEKEDCLVVNLLVEHVSGINLNQSLVSHTPVPLDKLCHYTAQLLAALDYLHSNSVVHKLLGASSVLLDSEGNVRLTDYSLSKRFADICKEDIFEQAHVRFSEDTAMPTKTGKKGDVWNLGLMLLALSQGKEVKEYPVTVPASLPADFQDFLHKCVCLIDAERWTTQQLLDHSFLKPPSPKNLPRYQDSSPEDLAEDFASSVIPRSHILNAPFSSGVERQFSRYFNEFEELQLLGKGAFGAVIKVQNKLDGCYYAVKRIQVNPASKQFRRIKGEVTLLSRLNHENIVRYYNAWIERHEMPSTGVLSNTDSSEPQSTANKPPLGRDPPQRLNELGLPDNVEDIAPPPALSSSVEWSTSIERSSSAKCSGHQSSDDEDDDDDDDEEDVFCASFLPSDSDSRSDIIFDNGDESTDEMSQFEPSKRPVTDTTESTDSDRPLLIAHYLYIQMEYCEKSTLRDTIDHSLHQDQNRLWRLFREILDGLAYIHEQGMIHRDLKPVNIFLDSQDHVKIGDFGLATDHPANVAAGKFEVEESGSAVMSKPDPTGNMTGMVGTALYVSPEVQGNTKATYNQKVDLFSLGIILFEMCYRPMTTGAERISVLSKLRVEPIIFPEDFTAFEQGTQRKVIQWLLNHDPALRPTTQELLKSELLPPPQMEESELHEVLQHTMANINGKAYRTMVGQLFAQNTSPVIDYTYDIDLHKGNFSFNSAKLQQHVYETITRIFKKHGAVRLQTPLLLPRNRKLYDGSELACFMDHSGMLVTLPYDLRMAFARLVARNNITHLKRYSIERVFRPRKLDRAHPRELLECAFDIITPVTNSLLPDAETIYTISEIVQEFPALQERNYNIYLNHTSLLKAILLHSGVPEDRLSQASNILCDAMSEKLTKREVEAKFCNFSLSTNSLQTLYKYIEQKGNLQDLAPLLTSLTKQKTAVTQLAKQGLKDLEELTVLLRRLGVKLQVVVNLGLVYKVQHHSGVIFQFVAFIRKRKRTVPDIVAAGGRYDHLILEFRGPASTVPVPSAVGASVALDKVCAAMAIMEEPPSVSSCDVLVVPVGHSSMSKAINVVQKLWSTGVSADIAYDVSQSQETLLEHCRLAGITCMALVSDKEGNYVKVKSFEKDRQSEKRIPESDLVDHIIQKCRTKFFEERNIREISESMSLQNPKASLLNTTGSSEQHGSSGTVNMNVNVISPEKVSSSSRRRYETQIQTRLQNLGSNLQNKSNDIEVLAVDLQKETLINFLSLEFESEEQFNSSVKTLLSRLPKQRYLKSICDEIHHYKITKRVAVVVLYSYRDDYYKILL; translated from the exons GTGATGATTTACGAACTAGCGGACCATATCCAGGGCTTCCTGAGTGAGCACAACAAGCCTCCATCACGCTCCTTCCACGAGGAGATGCTGAAGAACCAGCGGAGGCAGCAGGAGGAACGAGCCCTGGAGGAGCAGCTGCGGATAGACGAGCAGCgcaaacaggaggaggagatg GAAAAAGAGATCATGGCTGTAATccaaagaagagaggaggagaagcgagaggagaagagaagaaaggaaatagCCAAACAG GAGCGACTCGAGACTATGGAGCAGCCAGTCCCTGCTAACTCTTCCCAGTTAGGGAAGAGCCCACCCAGTCCAGGCGGAGCTCCTCCTGAGCTGACCGAAGCTAAGAAAGGAGTCGGTAACCGCCGTCGGACTACCTCGAACACACGCCACAG ACGCGACACGGTTAATGAAGACAACCATCGCTCACAGGAGCTTCTTCActtcaacagcagcacttttGGAGAACTTGTTGTCCACAGAGGGAAGAGTTTAG GTGGAAGCAAGAGGCTCGGCCGTAATGTTTATAATGGATTTGAGGCAAACTCAGGAGACTTTGCAGTGATCTACGAGTGGTCGCTGTGCTGGAACAAAACAATGGGCAAGTTCTTCACCAgccaggaaaaaggaaagattgAGTCCTGTAAGAAGCAG ATCCACGCGGCAGAAAATGAGTTCAACTCCCTCCTGAGGCTGGATCACCCAAACTTGGTGCACTACATGGCACTGAGCTCTACTGAGAAGGAGGACTGCCTCGTGGTTAACCTGCTGGTGGAGCACGTTTCCGGTATCAACTTGAACCAAAGTCTGGTCAGCCACACTCCGGTCCCTTTAGATAAACTCTGCCATTACACGGCCCAGCTGCTGGCCGCTCTCGACTACCTTCACTCCAACTCTGTAGTCCACAAGCTGCTGGGGGCCTCCAGCGTGCTGTTGGACTCCGAGGGCAACGTTCGATTGACTGATTACAGCTTATCGAAGAGATTTGCTGACATCTGCAAAGAAGACATTTTCGAGCAAGCCCACGTGCGCTTCTCAGAGGATACAGCGATGCCGACGAAAACGGGCAAAAAAGGGGACGTGTGGAACCTCGGGCTGATGCTGCTCGCTCTGAGTCAGGGGAAGGAAGTGAAGGAGTATCCAGTCACCGTGCCAGCTAGCCTGCCTGCTGACTTCCAGGACTTCCTACACAA GTGTGTCTGCCTGATTGATGCTGAACGCTGGACAACCCAGCAGCTGTTGGACCACTCCTTCCTCAAGCCCCCGTCACCTAAAAACCTGCCACGGTACCAGGATTCCAGCCCAGAAG ACCTCGCTGAGGACTTTGCGTCATCGGTCATCCCGCGGAGTCACATCCTCAATGCTCCATTCAGCTCCGGGGTGGAGAGGCAGTTTTCACGCTACTTCAATGAGTTTGAGGAGCTGCAGCTTCTGGGAAAAGGAGCCTTTGGTGCTGTAATTAAG GTCCAGAACAAACTAGATGGTTGTTACTACGCTGTGAAGCGCATCCAGGTCAACCCAGCCAGTAAGCAGTTCAGACGGATCAAAGGCGAGGTGACGCTGCTCTCGCGCCTCAACCATGAGAATATTGTCCGTTACTACAACGCGTGGATCGAGCGGCATGAGATGCCCTCCACAGGGGTGCTGAGCAACACCGACAGCTCCGAGCCTCAGAGCACAGCCAACAAGCCCCCTCTGGGCAGGGATCCTCCGCAGCGCCTCAACGAACTTGGCCTCCCTGACAATGTGGAGGACATCGCGCCGCCTCCGGCCCTGTCGAGCTCTGTGGAGTGGTCCACCTCCATCGAGAGGTCCTCCAGTGCCAAGTGTAGTGGACACCAGTCCAGTGACGATGAggacgacgacgatgatgatgatgaagaagatgtgttttgtgcctctttttt GCCGTCAGATAGTGACTCGAGGAGTGACATCATTTTTGACAATGGCGATGAAAGCACAGACGAGATGTCACAG TTTGAGCCAAGCAAAAGGCCAGTGACTGACACAACGGAGAGCACAGACTCAGATCGACCTCTCCTCATAGCACATTACTTGTACATACAA ATGGAATACTGTGAAAAGAGCACTTTAAGAGACACAATAGACCACAGCCTGCATCAGGACCAGAATCGGCTATGGAGACTGTTCAGGGAAATACTGGACGGCCTTGCTTACATCCATGAGCAG GGGATGATTCACAGGGACTTGAAGCCGGTCAACATCTTCCTTGACTCACAGGACCATGTGAAGATTGGAGACTTTGGCCTGGCTACAGACCATCCTGCTAATGTG GCTGCAGGTAAATTTGAAGTAGAGGAGAGTGGCTCTGCAGTGATGTCCAAACCGGACCCTACAG GTAACATGACAGGCATGGTTGGAACTGCCCTCTACGTCAGTCCAGAGGTTCAAGGAAATACTAAAGCCACCTACAACCAA AAAGTTGACCTGTTTAGCCTCGGAATCATCCTCTTTGAGATGTGCTACCGGCCGATGACCACCGGGGCCGAGCGCATCTCTGTCCTGAGCAAGCTACGTGTG GAGCCCATCATCTTCCCCGAGGACTTTACTGCATTTGAGCAAGGAACACAG AGGAAGGTGATCCAGTGGCTGCTGAACCACGACCCAGCTCTGCGGCCCACCACCCAGGAGCTGCTCAAGAGTGAACTGCTGCCTCCGCCCCAAATGGAGGAGTCAGAGCTGCATGAGGTGCTGCAGCACACCATGGCCAACATCAATGGAAAGGCCTACCGCACCATGGTGGGCCAGCTGTTCGCTCAGAACACCTCACCGGTCATAGATTACACCTACGACATAGACCTACATAAG GGCAACTTCAGCTTCAACAGTGCCAAATTGCAGCAGCATGTGTATGAAACAATCACCAGGATCTTCAAGAAGCATG GTGCGGTGCGTCTCCAGACACCACTGCTCCTCCCGAGGAACAGGAAGTTGTATGATGGCAGCGAGCTGGCCTGCTTCATGGACCACAGTGGAATGCTGGTCACACTGCCCTATGACCTTCGC ATGGCGTTTGCAAGACTCGTCGCCCGCAATAATATTACTCATCTGAAAAG GTATAGCATTGAACGTGTGTTCCGGCCCAGGAAGCTGGATCGTGCACACCCGAGGGAGCTTCTGGAGTGTGCCTTTGATATCATCACACCCGTCACCAACAGCTTGCTCCCTGATGCCGAGACCATTTACACCATCTCTGAAATAGTCCAGGAATTCCCTGCACTTCAG GAAAGGAACTATAACATTTACCTGAACCACACCAGCTTGTTGAAGGCCATCCTGCTCCACAGCGGAGTCCCTGAGGACAGACTGAGCCAGGCCTCCAACATACTGTGTGACGCCATG AGTGAAAAGCTTACCAAACGTGAGGTGGAGGCAAAGTTCTGCAACTTTTCACTGTCAACCAACAGC TTGCAGACACTGTACAAGTACATAGAACAGAAGGGGAATCTGCAGGACCTGGCGCCGTTGTTGACATCACTCACCAAACAGAAGACTGCCGTCACCCAGCTGGCCAAGCAGGGCCTCAAGGACCTGGAGGAGCTCACAGTGCTTCTGCGCAGACTGGGAGTTAAACTGCAG GTTGTGGTCAACTTAGGCTTAGTGTACAAGGTGCAGCACCACTCTGGTGTCATCTTCCAGTTTGTGGCTTTCATCAGGAAACGCAAGCGAACTGTTCCTGATATAGTGGCTGCTGGAGGACGCTACGACCACTTG ATCCTGGAGTTTCGAGGGCCAGCTTCCACAGTGCCAGTCCCCTCTGCAGTCGGGGCCAGTGTGGCCTTGGACAAAGTCTGTGCTGCTATGGCCATCATGGAGGAgcca CCATCAGTGAGCTCCTGCGATGTCCTCGTGGTCCCAGTGGGGCATTCTTCAATGTCCAAAGCCATCAACGTTGTCCAGAAGCTGTGGAGCACCGGCGTCTCTGCAGACATCGCCTACGATGTCTCACAG tCTCAGGAGACATTGTTGGAGCACTGCAGGCTGGCCGGCATCACCTGCATGGCCCTGGTGTCTGACAAGGAGGGAAACTATGTGAAG GTAAAATCCTTTGAGAAGGACAGACAGTCCGAGAAACGGATTCCTGAGTCGGACTTGGTGGACCACATCATTCAGAAATGTCGGACCAAATTCTTTGAGGAGAGAAACATCAG AGAAATCTCTGAAAGCATGTCTCTTCAGAACCCCAAAGCCTCACTGCTCAACACCACAG GCTCTTCGGAGCAGCATGGGAGCAGTGGCACCGTGAACATGAATGTGAACGTCATCAGCCCGGAAAAGGTCTCCTCCAGTTCTAGACGACGCTATGAGACTCAG atTCAAACCAGATTACAGAATCTCGGTAGCAATTTGCAGAACAAGAGCAATGACATTGAGGTTCTGGCG GTGGACCTGCAGAAGGAAACGCTGATCAACTTCCTGTCTCTGGAG TTTGAGAGTGAGgagcagttcaacagcagcGTGAAGACTCTGCTGTCTCGTCTCCCAAAGCAGCGTTACCTAAAGTCCATCTGTGATGAGATCCACCATTACAAAATTACGAAAAG GGTGGCTGTAGTGGTCTTGTACAGCTACAGGGATGACTACTACAAGATCCTTCTATGA
- the eif2ak4 gene encoding eIF-2-alpha kinase GCN2 isoform X2 codes for MSGQHSPAAGTDDYAVQQENELEALTSIFGDDFQDLRNKDPWKVKRPPEMHLCLRPNGLNNGQECYVNVDLQVKCPPTYPDVPPELELKNAKGLSNDNLQNLQSELTKLAAVRCGEVMIYELADHIQGFLSEHNKPPSRSFHEEMLKNQRRQQEERALEEQLRIDEQRKQEEEMEKEIMAVIQRREEEKREEKRRKEIAKQERLETMEQPVPANSSQLGKSPPSPGGAPPELTEAKKGVGNRRRTTSNTRHRRDTVNEDNHRSQELLHFNSSTFGELVVHRGKSLGGSKRLGRNVYNGFEANSGDFAVIYEWSLCWNKTMGKFFTSQEKGKIESCKKQIHAAENEFNSLLRLDHPNLVHYMALSSTEKEDCLVVNLLVEHVSGINLNQSLVSHTPVPLDKLCHYTAQLLAALDYLHSNSVVHKLLGASSVLLDSEGNVRLTDYSLSKRFADICKEDIFEQAHVRFSEDTAMPTKTGKKGDVWNLGLMLLALSQGKEVKEYPVTVPASLPADFQDFLHKCVCLIDAERWTTQQLLDHSFLKPPSPKNLPRYQDSSPEDLAEDFASSVIPRSHILNAPFSSGVERQFSRYFNEFEELQLLGKGAFGAVIKVQNKLDGCYYAVKRIQVNPASKQFRRIKGEVTLLSRLNHENIVRYYNAWIERHEMPSTGVLSNTDSSEPQSTANKPPLGRDPPQRLNELGLPDNVEDIAPPPALSSSVEWSTSIERSSSAKCSGHQSSDDEDDDDDDDEEDVFCASFLPSDSDSRSDIIFDNGDESTDEMSQFEPSKRPVTDTTESTDSDRPLLIAHYLYIQMEYCEKSTLRDTIDHSLHQDQNRLWRLFREILDGLAYIHEQGMIHRDLKPVNIFLDSQDHVKIGDFGLATDHPANVAAGKFEVEESGSAVMSKPDPTGNMTGMVGTALYVSPEVQGNTKATYNQKVDLFSLGIILFEMCYRPMTTGAERISVLSKLRVEPIIFPEDFTAFEQGTQRKVIQWLLNHDPALRPTTQELLKSELLPPPQMEESELHEVLQHTMANINGKAYRTMVGQLFAQNTSPVIDYTYDIDLHKGNFSFNSAKLQQHVYETITRIFKKHGAVRLQTPLLLPRNRKLYDGSELACFMDHSGMLVTLPYDLRMAFARLVARNNITHLKRYSIERVFRPRKLDRAHPRELLECAFDIITPVTNSLLPDAETIYTISEIVQEFPALQERNYNIYLNHTSLLKAILLHSGVPEDRLSQASNILCDAMSEKLTKREVEAKFCNFSLSTNSLQTLYKYIEQKGNLQDLAPLLTSLTKQKTAVTQLAKQGLKDLEELTVLLRRLGVKLQVVVNLGLVYKVQHHSGVIFQFVAFIRKRKRTVPDIVAAGGRYDHLILEFRGPASTVPVPSAVGASVALDKVCAAMAIMEEPNPIVK; via the exons GTGATGATTTACGAACTAGCGGACCATATCCAGGGCTTCCTGAGTGAGCACAACAAGCCTCCATCACGCTCCTTCCACGAGGAGATGCTGAAGAACCAGCGGAGGCAGCAGGAGGAACGAGCCCTGGAGGAGCAGCTGCGGATAGACGAGCAGCgcaaacaggaggaggagatg GAAAAAGAGATCATGGCTGTAATccaaagaagagaggaggagaagcgagaggagaagagaagaaaggaaatagCCAAACAG GAGCGACTCGAGACTATGGAGCAGCCAGTCCCTGCTAACTCTTCCCAGTTAGGGAAGAGCCCACCCAGTCCAGGCGGAGCTCCTCCTGAGCTGACCGAAGCTAAGAAAGGAGTCGGTAACCGCCGTCGGACTACCTCGAACACACGCCACAG ACGCGACACGGTTAATGAAGACAACCATCGCTCACAGGAGCTTCTTCActtcaacagcagcacttttGGAGAACTTGTTGTCCACAGAGGGAAGAGTTTAG GTGGAAGCAAGAGGCTCGGCCGTAATGTTTATAATGGATTTGAGGCAAACTCAGGAGACTTTGCAGTGATCTACGAGTGGTCGCTGTGCTGGAACAAAACAATGGGCAAGTTCTTCACCAgccaggaaaaaggaaagattgAGTCCTGTAAGAAGCAG ATCCACGCGGCAGAAAATGAGTTCAACTCCCTCCTGAGGCTGGATCACCCAAACTTGGTGCACTACATGGCACTGAGCTCTACTGAGAAGGAGGACTGCCTCGTGGTTAACCTGCTGGTGGAGCACGTTTCCGGTATCAACTTGAACCAAAGTCTGGTCAGCCACACTCCGGTCCCTTTAGATAAACTCTGCCATTACACGGCCCAGCTGCTGGCCGCTCTCGACTACCTTCACTCCAACTCTGTAGTCCACAAGCTGCTGGGGGCCTCCAGCGTGCTGTTGGACTCCGAGGGCAACGTTCGATTGACTGATTACAGCTTATCGAAGAGATTTGCTGACATCTGCAAAGAAGACATTTTCGAGCAAGCCCACGTGCGCTTCTCAGAGGATACAGCGATGCCGACGAAAACGGGCAAAAAAGGGGACGTGTGGAACCTCGGGCTGATGCTGCTCGCTCTGAGTCAGGGGAAGGAAGTGAAGGAGTATCCAGTCACCGTGCCAGCTAGCCTGCCTGCTGACTTCCAGGACTTCCTACACAA GTGTGTCTGCCTGATTGATGCTGAACGCTGGACAACCCAGCAGCTGTTGGACCACTCCTTCCTCAAGCCCCCGTCACCTAAAAACCTGCCACGGTACCAGGATTCCAGCCCAGAAG ACCTCGCTGAGGACTTTGCGTCATCGGTCATCCCGCGGAGTCACATCCTCAATGCTCCATTCAGCTCCGGGGTGGAGAGGCAGTTTTCACGCTACTTCAATGAGTTTGAGGAGCTGCAGCTTCTGGGAAAAGGAGCCTTTGGTGCTGTAATTAAG GTCCAGAACAAACTAGATGGTTGTTACTACGCTGTGAAGCGCATCCAGGTCAACCCAGCCAGTAAGCAGTTCAGACGGATCAAAGGCGAGGTGACGCTGCTCTCGCGCCTCAACCATGAGAATATTGTCCGTTACTACAACGCGTGGATCGAGCGGCATGAGATGCCCTCCACAGGGGTGCTGAGCAACACCGACAGCTCCGAGCCTCAGAGCACAGCCAACAAGCCCCCTCTGGGCAGGGATCCTCCGCAGCGCCTCAACGAACTTGGCCTCCCTGACAATGTGGAGGACATCGCGCCGCCTCCGGCCCTGTCGAGCTCTGTGGAGTGGTCCACCTCCATCGAGAGGTCCTCCAGTGCCAAGTGTAGTGGACACCAGTCCAGTGACGATGAggacgacgacgatgatgatgatgaagaagatgtgttttgtgcctctttttt GCCGTCAGATAGTGACTCGAGGAGTGACATCATTTTTGACAATGGCGATGAAAGCACAGACGAGATGTCACAG TTTGAGCCAAGCAAAAGGCCAGTGACTGACACAACGGAGAGCACAGACTCAGATCGACCTCTCCTCATAGCACATTACTTGTACATACAA ATGGAATACTGTGAAAAGAGCACTTTAAGAGACACAATAGACCACAGCCTGCATCAGGACCAGAATCGGCTATGGAGACTGTTCAGGGAAATACTGGACGGCCTTGCTTACATCCATGAGCAG GGGATGATTCACAGGGACTTGAAGCCGGTCAACATCTTCCTTGACTCACAGGACCATGTGAAGATTGGAGACTTTGGCCTGGCTACAGACCATCCTGCTAATGTG GCTGCAGGTAAATTTGAAGTAGAGGAGAGTGGCTCTGCAGTGATGTCCAAACCGGACCCTACAG GTAACATGACAGGCATGGTTGGAACTGCCCTCTACGTCAGTCCAGAGGTTCAAGGAAATACTAAAGCCACCTACAACCAA AAAGTTGACCTGTTTAGCCTCGGAATCATCCTCTTTGAGATGTGCTACCGGCCGATGACCACCGGGGCCGAGCGCATCTCTGTCCTGAGCAAGCTACGTGTG GAGCCCATCATCTTCCCCGAGGACTTTACTGCATTTGAGCAAGGAACACAG AGGAAGGTGATCCAGTGGCTGCTGAACCACGACCCAGCTCTGCGGCCCACCACCCAGGAGCTGCTCAAGAGTGAACTGCTGCCTCCGCCCCAAATGGAGGAGTCAGAGCTGCATGAGGTGCTGCAGCACACCATGGCCAACATCAATGGAAAGGCCTACCGCACCATGGTGGGCCAGCTGTTCGCTCAGAACACCTCACCGGTCATAGATTACACCTACGACATAGACCTACATAAG GGCAACTTCAGCTTCAACAGTGCCAAATTGCAGCAGCATGTGTATGAAACAATCACCAGGATCTTCAAGAAGCATG GTGCGGTGCGTCTCCAGACACCACTGCTCCTCCCGAGGAACAGGAAGTTGTATGATGGCAGCGAGCTGGCCTGCTTCATGGACCACAGTGGAATGCTGGTCACACTGCCCTATGACCTTCGC ATGGCGTTTGCAAGACTCGTCGCCCGCAATAATATTACTCATCTGAAAAG GTATAGCATTGAACGTGTGTTCCGGCCCAGGAAGCTGGATCGTGCACACCCGAGGGAGCTTCTGGAGTGTGCCTTTGATATCATCACACCCGTCACCAACAGCTTGCTCCCTGATGCCGAGACCATTTACACCATCTCTGAAATAGTCCAGGAATTCCCTGCACTTCAG GAAAGGAACTATAACATTTACCTGAACCACACCAGCTTGTTGAAGGCCATCCTGCTCCACAGCGGAGTCCCTGAGGACAGACTGAGCCAGGCCTCCAACATACTGTGTGACGCCATG AGTGAAAAGCTTACCAAACGTGAGGTGGAGGCAAAGTTCTGCAACTTTTCACTGTCAACCAACAGC TTGCAGACACTGTACAAGTACATAGAACAGAAGGGGAATCTGCAGGACCTGGCGCCGTTGTTGACATCACTCACCAAACAGAAGACTGCCGTCACCCAGCTGGCCAAGCAGGGCCTCAAGGACCTGGAGGAGCTCACAGTGCTTCTGCGCAGACTGGGAGTTAAACTGCAG GTTGTGGTCAACTTAGGCTTAGTGTACAAGGTGCAGCACCACTCTGGTGTCATCTTCCAGTTTGTGGCTTTCATCAGGAAACGCAAGCGAACTGTTCCTGATATAGTGGCTGCTGGAGGACGCTACGACCACTTG ATCCTGGAGTTTCGAGGGCCAGCTTCCACAGTGCCAGTCCCCTCTGCAGTCGGGGCCAGTGTGGCCTTGGACAAAGTCTGTGCTGCTATGGCCATCATGGAGGAgcca AATCCGATTGTGAAATGA